A section of the Agrococcus sp. SGAir0287 genome encodes:
- a CDS encoding CarD family transcriptional regulator: MNFEVGETVVYPHHGAATITEVKKRKVKGEEKVYLKLNVTQGDLTIEVPADNVGLVGVRDVIGKEGLDKVFEVLKAPFTEEPTNWSRRYKANLEKLASGDVIKVSEVVRDLWRRDQDRGLSAGEKRMLAKARQILVSELALAEKTDEEAASNVLDEVLAS; encoded by the coding sequence ATGAACTTCGAGGTCGGCGAGACCGTCGTCTATCCGCATCACGGTGCGGCCACCATCACCGAGGTGAAGAAGCGGAAGGTGAAGGGTGAGGAGAAGGTGTACCTCAAGCTCAACGTGACGCAGGGCGACCTCACGATCGAGGTCCCTGCGGACAACGTGGGCCTGGTGGGCGTCCGGGACGTCATCGGCAAGGAGGGCCTCGACAAGGTCTTCGAGGTGCTGAAGGCGCCCTTCACCGAGGAGCCCACGAACTGGAGCCGCCGCTACAAGGCGAACCTCGAGAAGCTCGCCTCGGGCGACGTCATCAAGGTCAGCGAGGTCGTCCGCGACCTGTGGCGCCGCGACCAGGACCGCGGCCTCTCGGCCGGCGAGAAGCGCATGCTCGCGAAGGCGCGCCAGATCCTCGTCTCCGAGCTCGCGCTCGCGGAGAAGACCGACGAGGAGGCAGCGAGCAACGTCCTCGACGAGGTGCTCGCCTCGTAG
- the srlE gene encoding PTS glucitol/sorbitol transporter subunit IIB, whose protein sequence is MSDFQSVRVSAGNGGWGPGLTVTPDEHKNVILSVTGGGVHPVAARIAELTGAEAVDGFTNSVPDDKVAAVVINCGGTARIGVYPKKRMLTVDVYPGEPSGPLAQFITPDVFVSAVGVEQVELAGEGADVTASAAPAQAANALDMSADPKASRVGADRIAAAKAEANAGNQGGFIGVFSRVATSFGGVIGGIINTLLSSGRQALTLVLQTIIPFMAYVSLLIGFVTYTGLSDLIAQGVTPLASNPLGLILLGVITGLPFLSPILGPGAAIAQVVGVLMGTQIGAGALPVAYALPALFAINGQVGCDFVPVGLALGEAKPETVSIGVPAVLFSRLITSPLAVVLAYFVSFLLV, encoded by the coding sequence ATGAGCGACTTCCAGAGCGTCCGCGTCTCCGCGGGCAACGGCGGCTGGGGCCCCGGCCTCACCGTGACCCCCGACGAGCACAAGAACGTCATCCTCTCGGTGACGGGCGGCGGCGTGCACCCCGTGGCGGCGCGCATCGCCGAGCTCACGGGTGCCGAGGCCGTCGACGGCTTCACGAACTCCGTCCCCGACGACAAGGTCGCGGCGGTCGTGATCAACTGCGGCGGCACCGCCCGCATCGGCGTCTACCCGAAGAAGCGCATGCTGACGGTCGACGTCTACCCCGGCGAGCCCTCGGGCCCGCTCGCGCAGTTCATCACGCCCGACGTCTTCGTCTCGGCGGTCGGCGTCGAGCAGGTCGAGCTCGCCGGCGAGGGGGCGGACGTCACGGCGTCGGCGGCACCCGCGCAGGCGGCGAACGCCCTCGACATGTCGGCGGACCCGAAGGCGAGCCGCGTGGGCGCCGACCGCATCGCGGCGGCGAAGGCCGAGGCGAACGCTGGCAACCAGGGCGGCTTCATCGGCGTCTTCTCGCGCGTGGCCACGTCCTTCGGCGGCGTGATCGGCGGCATCATCAACACGCTGCTGTCGTCGGGCCGTCAGGCGCTGACGCTCGTGCTGCAGACGATCATCCCGTTTATGGCGTACGTGAGCCTCCTGATCGGCTTCGTCACGTACACGGGGCTGTCGGACCTCATCGCGCAGGGCGTCACGCCGCTCGCGTCGAACCCGCTCGGCCTCATCCTGCTCGGCGTCATCACCGGCCTGCCGTTCCTGTCGCCCATCCTGGGCCCGGGTGCCGCGATCGCCCAGGTGGTCGGCGTGCTCATGGGCACGCAGATCGGCGCCGGCGCCCTGCCCGTCGCCTACGCGCTGCCCGCGCTGTTCGCGATCAACGGCCAGGTCGGCTGCGACTTCGTGCCCGTGGGCCTCGCCCTCGGCGAGGCGAAGCCCGAGACGGTCTCGATCGGCGTGCCGGCGGTGCTGTTCTCCAGGCTCATCACCTCGCCATTGGCCGTCGTGCTCGCGTACTTCGTCAGCTTCCTGCTGGTGTAG
- a CDS encoding PTS glucitol/sorbitol transporter subunit IIA gives MSSTMTTLYEATVTRIGADAQDMIDAGVVILFGEPCPDALAEVSVVHEGGTAGEGLAPQPGDVVVLGSTELTVRAAGELAGQNLRELGHVVLYCDPADDQALLPGAVFVDGQAGPIAAGDRIALERRG, from the coding sequence ATGTCGAGCACGATGACGACGCTCTACGAGGCGACGGTGACGAGGATCGGGGCGGATGCCCAGGACATGATCGATGCGGGGGTGGTCATCCTCTTCGGGGAGCCGTGCCCGGATGCGCTCGCGGAGGTGAGCGTCGTCCACGAGGGCGGCACCGCCGGCGAGGGCCTCGCACCGCAGCCCGGCGACGTCGTCGTGCTCGGCTCCACCGAGCTCACGGTGCGCGCGGCGGGCGAGCTCGCCGGCCAGAACCTGCGCGAGCTCGGTCACGTCGTGCTGTACTGCGACCCCGCCGACGACCAGGCGCTCCTGCCGGGTGCCGTGTTCGTCGACGGCCAGGCGGGCCCCATCGCGGCGGGCGACCGCATCGCCCTCGAGCGACGGGGCTGA
- the ispD gene encoding 2-C-methyl-D-erythritol 4-phosphate cytidylyltransferase, whose translation MTDPSTAPAPTVAVILLAAGEGLRLGLGEPKAFVHLAGRPILAHALESLAGMRRHPQIVLAVPPSHEAIARELLHGVPGLDVERATIVVGGPSRQASVRIALGHLAASIETVLVHDAARPLAPAVIFDSVAAEVERTGEGVITGLAVSDTIKRLADDDRVVETLDRSQLTAVQTPQGFPRAWLEEGHARATEDHTDDAALVSELGRPVRVIAGDQLASKITTTWELRRTEEMLQHDPASTIRVGTGTDVHAFHPDAELWLGGLHWPGEVGLAGHSDGDVVAHAICDAMLSAVRLGDVGEVFGTSDPRLAGARGDVFLAETLRLVREHGYELVNVAVQVVGERPRIAGRRREVEAHLSAVLGASVSVAGTTSDALGFTGRGEGVAAIATALVRSATSQQTGPLGA comes from the coding sequence GTGACCGACCCGTCGACCGCGCCCGCGCCCACCGTCGCGGTGATCCTGCTGGCGGCGGGGGAGGGGCTGCGACTCGGGCTCGGCGAGCCGAAGGCCTTCGTGCACCTGGCGGGCCGGCCGATCCTCGCGCACGCGCTCGAGTCGCTCGCCGGCATGCGTCGGCATCCGCAGATCGTCCTCGCCGTGCCGCCGAGCCACGAGGCGATCGCCCGCGAGCTGCTGCACGGCGTGCCGGGCCTCGACGTCGAGCGGGCGACGATCGTCGTCGGCGGGCCGTCGCGCCAGGCCTCGGTGCGCATCGCCCTCGGCCACCTGGCGGCGTCGATCGAGACGGTGCTCGTGCACGACGCCGCGCGCCCGCTCGCGCCCGCCGTCATCTTCGACTCGGTCGCCGCGGAGGTCGAGCGCACGGGCGAGGGCGTCATCACGGGCCTCGCCGTGTCGGACACCATCAAGCGCCTCGCCGACGACGACCGCGTCGTCGAGACCCTCGACCGGTCGCAGCTCACGGCGGTCCAGACGCCGCAGGGCTTCCCGCGAGCCTGGCTCGAGGAGGGCCACGCGCGCGCGACGGAAGACCACACCGACGACGCCGCACTGGTGAGCGAGCTCGGCCGTCCCGTGCGCGTCATCGCCGGCGACCAGCTCGCATCGAAGATCACGACGACGTGGGAGCTGCGGCGCACGGAGGAGATGCTGCAGCACGATCCCGCCTCGACGATCCGCGTCGGCACGGGCACGGACGTGCACGCCTTCCATCCCGACGCCGAGCTCTGGCTCGGCGGGCTGCACTGGCCGGGGGAGGTGGGGCTCGCCGGGCACTCCGACGGCGACGTCGTGGCGCACGCGATCTGCGACGCCATGCTGTCGGCAGTGCGGCTCGGCGACGTCGGCGAGGTCTTCGGCACCTCGGATCCGCGGCTCGCGGGCGCGCGGGGCGACGTCTTCCTCGCCGAGACGCTCCGGCTCGTGCGCGAGCACGGCTACGAGCTCGTGAACGTCGCGGTGCAGGTCGTGGGGGAGCGGCCCCGGATCGCCGGGCGCCGCCGCGAGGTCGAGGCGCATCTGTCGGCCGTGCTCGGCGCATCGGTGAGCGTCGCGGGCACGACGTCGGACGCGCTCGGGTTCACCGGCCGCGGCGAGGGCGTCGCGGCGATCGCGACGGCGCTCGTGCGCTCCGCGACGTCGCAGCAGACGGGACCGCTCGGCGCGTGA
- a CDS encoding response regulator transcription factor: protein MTRILLVEDEIALAEPLAYLLGREGYDVHHVLDGRDAVEAFDADGADLVLLDLMLPGMAGTEVCRTLRTRSTVPIIMLTAKDSEVDVVVGLELGADDYVTKPYSTRELLARIRAVLRRRSDADEDLDDAIVEAGRVRLDADRHTVTVAGTSVSMPLKEFELLEYLMRNAGRVLTRGQLIDRVWGSDYFGDTKTLDVHVKRLRSKIEVDPSDPQQLLTVRGLGYRFEG from the coding sequence ATGACCCGCATCCTGCTCGTCGAGGACGAGATCGCCCTCGCGGAGCCCCTCGCGTACCTGCTCGGCCGCGAGGGCTACGACGTGCACCACGTGCTCGACGGTCGCGACGCGGTCGAGGCGTTCGACGCCGACGGCGCCGACCTCGTGCTGCTCGACCTCATGCTGCCGGGCATGGCGGGCACCGAGGTGTGCAGGACGCTGCGAACGCGCTCGACCGTGCCGATCATCATGCTCACCGCGAAGGACTCGGAGGTCGACGTCGTCGTCGGCCTCGAGCTCGGCGCCGACGACTACGTGACGAAGCCGTACTCGACGCGCGAGCTCCTCGCGCGCATCCGCGCCGTGCTCCGGCGCCGATCCGACGCGGACGAGGACCTCGACGACGCCATCGTCGAGGCCGGCCGGGTGCGGCTCGACGCCGACCGCCACACCGTCACGGTCGCGGGGACGTCGGTGTCGATGCCGCTCAAGGAGTTCGAGCTGCTCGAGTACCTCATGCGCAACGCGGGGCGCGTGCTCACCCGTGGCCAGCTCATCGACCGCGTGTGGGGGAGCGACTACTTCGGCGACACGAAGACGCTCGACGTGCACGTCAAGCGTCTGCGCTCGAAGATCGAGGTCGACCCCTCGGATCCGCAGCAGCTGCTCACGGTCCGCGGCCTCGGCTACCGCTTCGAGGGCTGA
- the srlA gene encoding PTS glucitol/sorbitol transporter subunit IIC, translated as MQVLTWIATHFIGLFQASGEAFVGLVTGILPTLIVLLTLMYAITTWVGEARMTRAVQFSARFAITRYTLMPILAVILLTNPMCYSFGVYLPERQKPAFYDSAVSFVHPVTTFFPHANGGELFVWAGISAGVLQAAPEKYPVLAILYFLTGIVVIFFRGFITEFITRFLIRRQGLTEVFDGYDREFADARAARLAKKAA; from the coding sequence ATGCAGGTGCTGACGTGGATCGCCACGCACTTCATCGGACTCTTCCAGGCATCCGGCGAGGCCTTCGTCGGCCTCGTGACCGGCATCCTGCCGACGCTGATCGTGCTGCTCACGCTCATGTACGCGATCACGACGTGGGTCGGCGAGGCGCGCATGACGCGAGCGGTGCAGTTCTCCGCACGCTTCGCGATCACGCGCTACACGCTCATGCCGATCCTCGCGGTCATCCTGCTGACGAACCCGATGTGCTACTCGTTCGGCGTCTACCTGCCCGAGCGGCAGAAGCCCGCCTTCTACGACTCGGCCGTCTCGTTCGTGCACCCCGTCACGACCTTCTTCCCGCACGCCAACGGCGGCGAGCTGTTCGTGTGGGCGGGCATCTCGGCCGGCGTGCTGCAGGCTGCGCCCGAGAAGTACCCGGTCCTCGCGATCCTCTACTTCCTCACGGGCATCGTCGTGATCTTCTTCCGCGGCTTCATCACGGAGTTCATCACCCGCTTCCTCATCCGCCGACAGGGCCTCACCGAGGTCTTCGACGGCTACGACCGCGAGTTCGCCGACGCACGTGCGGCTCGCCTGGCCAAGAAGGCGGCCTGA